One genomic segment of Misgurnus anguillicaudatus chromosome 23, ASM2758022v2, whole genome shotgun sequence includes these proteins:
- the dnal4b gene encoding dynein, axonemal, light chain 4b, whose translation MAETTDNKKDEADYKRLHSFPLIRHTDMSEEMRVETMELCVTACEKFATNNESAAKMIKESMDKKFGSSWHVVIGEGFGFEITHEVKNLLYMFFGGSLAVCVWKCS comes from the exons ATGGCAGAGACAACTGATAACAAGAAAGATGAGGCAGACTACAAGAGACTGCATAGTTTCCCTCTCATACGG CACACAGATATGTCCGAGGAGATGAGGGTGGAGACCATGGAGCTCTGTGTTACAGCATGTGAAAAGTTTGCCACTAATAATGAg AGCGCGGCTAAAATGATAAAAGAGTCCATGGATAAGAAGTTTGGAAGCTCTTGGCATGTGGTGATTGGCGAGGGCTTCGGTTTTGAAATTACGCACGAAGTGAAGAATTTACTCTACATGTTTTTCGGTGGAAGTTTGGCAGTGTGTGTATGGAAGTGTTCCTAG
- the fam20cl gene encoding extracellular serine/threonine protein kinase FAM20C, which yields MRVCMRRRSRTLRAWLVVFFLSLHFLLVFLMLTIYHAPCELRSYPDIHSSVSLSKHNASVSTTATAGSDITEKVTRDATADRAKLEALFSHPLYNLPTPPVPDGDRLLKVRTKTNEEVQHSTQQWLSANEDGYDPVQWNTSTETHPPWLRFHLGISRWQMYGHKDPNLPVLIKQLATHRIVSAVQKSGGTQVKLVMSFPNYGQALFKPMKQERHEETNVNLYYFSDFERHNAEIAAFHLDRILGFRRMPPVVGRLVNVIKEIKDVTTDHKLATTFFTSPVGNSCFYGQCSYYCSTEHAICGRPRIIEGSMATMLPDMSLAPRRSWRSPWRRSYSRSKLAVWETDPDYCDSVKTSPPYDRGTRLVDLIDMSILDFLMSNMDRHHYETFEKFDNDTFIIHLDNGRAFGRYSKDEPSILAPLVQCCRVRRSTLLRLRLLSLPEYRLSDVMRASLSQDPLTTVAPLLTEPHLSALDRRLATVIESIQECLQQHLLHSDVIFDDITDYSG from the exons ATGAGGGTATGCATGCGCCGGCGTTCGCGGACTTTGCGCGCATGGTTGGTAGTTTTCTTCCTGAGTCTGCACTTTCTCTTGGTTTTTCTTATGCTGACCATATACCACGCTCCCTGCGAGTTGCGTTCATACCCTGACATCCATTCCTCTGTAAGCCTCTCCAAACACAATGCATCAGTGAGTACGACGGCCACTGCAGGAAGTGACATCACAGAGAAGGTAACAAGAGATGCAACAGCAGACCGTGCCAAACTGGAGGCTCTGTTTTCTCACCCGTTGTATAATTTACCCACTCCTCCGGTGCCTGACGGTGACCGACTGTTGAAGGTTCGGACAAAAACAAATGAGGAAGTACAGCATAGCACACAGCAGTG GCTGAGTGCCAATGAGGATGGTTACGATCCTGTCCAGTGGAACACCAGCACAGAGACACATCCACCCTGGCTACGCTTTCACCTTGGTATATCACGCTGGCAGATGTATGGACACAAAGACCCCAACCTGCCAGTGCTGATTAAGCAACTGGCAACCCACCGCATCGTGAGTGCAG TGCAGAAATCTGGCGGGACGCAGGTGAAGTTGGTGATGTCATTTCCTAATTATGGACAGGCGCTCTTCAAACCCATGAA ACAGGAACGACATGAAGAGACCAATGTGAATCTGTATTACTTCTCTGACTTTGAAAGACACAACGCAGAGATCGCAGCATTCCACCTTGACAG GATACTGGGTTTCAGAAGGATGCCGCCAGTGGTTGGTAGGCTTGTGAATGTAATAAAAGAGATCAAAGACGTCACCACAGACCATAAACTGGCCACAACATTTTTCACTTCCCCAG TAGGGAATTCTTGTTTTTATGGCCAATGTTCGTATTACTGTTCCACGGAGCATGCAATTTGTGGACGTCCCCGTATAATCGAGGGGTCTATGGCTACTATGTTGCCAGACATGTCTTTGGCACCACGCAGATCGTGGCGGAGTCCGTGGAGACGCTCTTACAGCCGGAGCAAGCTGGCAGT ATGGGAGACAGACCCAGACTATTGCGATTCAGTGAAAACATCTCCTCCCTATGATCGAGGCACGCGATTGGTGGATCTGATAGACATGAGCATTCTGGACTTTCTCATGA GTAACATGGATAGGCACCACTACGAAACCTTTGAGAAGTTTGACAATGACACGTTTATCATACACTTAGACAACGGAAGAGC GTTTGGACGCTATTCTAAAGATGAACCGTCTATACTGGCTCCCCTTGTGCAGTGCTGCAG AGTTCGTCGTTCCACCTTGCTTCGTTTACGTCTGCTCTCTCTCCCCGAGTATCGCTTGAGTGATGTCATGCGTGCCTCTTTGTCTCAGGACCCCCTTACGACCGTGGCCCCTCTCCTCACTGAGCCACATCTGTCCGCTCTGGATCGCCGCCTAGCAACAGTAATCGAAAGCATCCAGGAGTGTTTGCAGCAGCATCTGTTGCACAGTGACGTCATATTTGATGACATCACCGATTACAGTGGCTAA
- the LOC129453447 gene encoding uncharacterized protein, translating to MSSNRDYGSYSCSVNDWNINPSSVCLSNNGCWGVTYTSTRVCALVGSTVDIHSSYSHPTGYTVVKTTWYYITPDFYPWRPFLRRKRFVEFPLDLRKDREFAVRVQFVGNTLRIKDANRSDSGRYVLRIISNTSDEFLGYTGVILTVTGTRVTSSPNPVIDGEKVILSCSTKCTLDSKHTYIWYKNGQQVTDGLRLLNKLYLNSINSKELQDYSCTVREEPVEISAAEHLHFGIFLIVFAVQVLSIAAIWVW from the exons ATGTCATCAAACAGAGATTACGGCAGCTACAGCTGTTCTGTCAACGATTGGAACATCAATCCATCTTCTGTGT GTCTTTCTAACAATGGCTGTTGGGGTGTGACTTACACCTCTACAagagtttgtgctttagtgggatcaacagtagatattcactcttcatactcacatcccactggatATACAGTAGTAAAAACAACCTGGTATTACATTACCCCAGATTTCTATCCTTGGAGACCTTTTTTACGCCGAAAACGTTTTGTGGAATTTCCTTTGGATCTGCGTAAGGATCGTGAGTTTGCTGTTCGTGTCCAGTTTGTGGGAAACACACTGAGAATCAAAGATGCCAACAGGAGTGACTCTGGACGATATGTATTGAGGATAATCTCTAACACATCAGATGAATTTTTGGGTTATACTGGAGTTATTCTTACTGTTACAG GTACACGAGTGACAAGCAGCCCAAACCctgtgatagatggagaaaaGGTGATATTAAGCTGTTCAACCAAATGCACTCTGGATAGcaaacatacttacatctggtataagaatggacaacaggtaacagatggattgagattattaaacaagctgtacctGAACTCAATCAACAGTAAGGAGCTACAAGACTATTCATGTACTGTAAGAG aaGAGCCTGTGGAAATCTCAGCGGCTGAGCATTTGCATTTTGGCATCTTTCTGATTGTGTTTGCGGTTCAAGTACTCAGTATAGCAGCCATCTGGGTGTGGTGA